One segment of Coffea arabica cultivar ET-39 chromosome 7c, Coffea Arabica ET-39 HiFi, whole genome shotgun sequence DNA contains the following:
- the LOC113698335 gene encoding uncharacterized protein has translation MASRLGRRVVHFANLPIKLLMPSSFSNIREIALKTIPSASKIEIKRVLESLYGFEVDKVRTLNMDGKKKKRGGLLIAKPDYKKAYVTLKNPLSISPDVYPIRMIEEDKKNMAKPSKKSSMLEDGEPKTPHWLDERKDRSNGFRQERFGSPRRGGHSRDGPGGGDSTGAAAAKFPWSSMKSFAR, from the exons ATGGCAAGTAGATTGGGAAGAAGAGTAGTACACTTTGCAAACCTACCAATTAAGCTCCTCATGCCCTCCTCTTTCTCCAATATTAGGGAAATTGCCCTCAAAACCATCCCTTCTGCCTCCAAG ATTGAGATAAAGAGGGTTTTAGAGTCCCTTTATGGTTTTGAGGTGGACAAAGTGAGGACTTTGAATATGgatgggaagaagaagaagagaggtgGGCTGTTGATTGCGAAACCAGATTACAAGAAGGCTTATGTGACCCTGAAAAATCCTTTATCAATTTCACCTGATGTGTATCCCATTAGAATGATTGAGGAGGACAAGAAGAACATGGCTAAGCCCTCGAAAAAATCAAGCATGTTGGAGGATGGTGAGCCCAAGACTCCACATTGGCTTGATGAGAGGAAAGATAGGTCCAATGGGTTCAGGCAAGAGAGGTTCGGATCCCCTCGTCGTGGTGGCCATAGTCGTGATGGTCCTGGTGGTGGGGATAGTACTGGTGCAGCGGCTGCCAAGTTCCCGTGGAGCAGTATGAAGTCCTTTGCTAGGTAG
- the LOC113698334 gene encoding BTB/POZ domain-containing protein DOT3 isoform X1, translating to MGNRVLMMKSVQMEQQQSSSSDSDGIDQARGHSIIVPGNLIATTYGFEKKEHSWFALSPIPSDLSIQVEDITFCVHKYPLVARCGYLNRLELEPSNPDLGYDPKLENFPGGSETFELVLKFCYDLPIGLNPNNVAALRCASEFLEMTESLEDGNLISKTEAFFTFVVLSSWRDSVTVLKSCEKLSPWAENLQIVRRCCDSISWKVSRENSATVENISEEDWWFEDVVTLRIDHFIRIIVAIRAKGTKPESIGSCIMRYAEKWLPDIDAGKAIKRHGYSQNEVQWSVTTGKSLEGVIGQNKEHRMIIESLVSILPPQKEAVSCKFLLWILKMALVFSISPALISELEKRVGMVLEKANVNDLLIPTYTVGDQGKMVKMINDRAMHNIDVVQRILEYFLIYEQQQQLLLQQNPRTLTVGKLLDNYLAEVARDPNLSISKFQVLAESLPENARTCDDGLYRAIDTYLKTHTSLSEQDRRRLCKIMNCEKLSIDACMHAAQNDRLPLRTVIQVLFSEQVKMRDIIQGKDNCDDNPGQDGSWLCTKKEVNTLKAELEIVKAKMAELQTDYFELQQEYEKLNNKHKSLSSWTFKWMKIKKPSLAQAKIVEEKADDGQPRSHSGHKTKFHRRVSIS from the exons ATGGGCAACAGAGTACTCATGATGAAGTCTGTCCAAATGGAGCAGCAACAAAGCTCTAGCAGTGACTCTGATGGCATTGATCAAGCTCGTGGTCATAGTATTATAGTTCCAGGGAACCTCATTGCAACAACATATGGCTTTGAAAAGAAAGAGCATTCATG GTTTGCTCTCTCTCCAATTCCATCAGATCTATCTATTCAGGTTGAAGACATCACCTTTTGTGTTCACAAG TATCCTTTAGTCGCAAGGTGTGGCTACCTAAATAGACTCGAACTCGAGCCTTCAAATCCAGATTTAGGTTATGATCCCAAACTCGAAAACTTTCCAGGTGGATCAGAAACATTTGAACTCGTCCTGAAATTCTGTTATGACCTGCCAATAGGCTTAAACCCCAATAATGTAGCAGCACTAAGATGTGCTTCAGAATTTCTGGAGATGACTGAATCACTAGAAGATGGAAATCTCATCTCCAAGACTGAAGCTTTCTTTACGTTTGTGGTCCTTTCTTCATGGAGAGACTCAGTCACTGTCCTCAAATCATGTGAAAAGCTGTCTCCATGGGCTGAAAACCTTCAGATTGTTCGAAGATGTTGCGACTCAATTTCATGGAAAGTATCTCGAGAAAACTCAGCCACAGTGGAGAACATCAGTGAAGAAGATTGGTGGTTTGAGGATGTGGTTACTCTTCGCATTGATCACTTCATAAGGATCATAGTAGCCATAAGAGCAAAAGGGACAAAACCAGAAAGTATAGGTTCATGTATCATGCGATACGCAGAAAAATGGTTGCCAGATATAGATGCAggtaaagcaataaaaagacATGGATATAGTCAAAATGAGGTACAATGGAGTGTCACAACTGGCAAGAGCCTGGAAGGGGTCATTGGACAGAATAAGGAGCATAGAATGATCATAGAGAGTCTAGTAAGTATACTGCCACCTCAGAAGGAAGCTGTTTCTTGCAAGTTCCTTCTGTGGATATTGAAGATGGCCCTAGTGTTTTCAATATCCCCAGCTTTAATCTCAGAGCTCGAGAAAAGAGTTGGAATGGTTTTGGAAAAAGCAAATGTGAATGATCTGCTGATACCAACTTATACAGTAGGAGATCAAGGGAAGATGGTAAA GATGATCAATGACCGGGCAATGCACAACATAGACGTTGTCCAAAGGATTTTGGAGTACTTCTTGATATATGAACAACAGCAGCAGCTGCTGCTGCAACAAAATCCAAGGACATTGACTGTTGGCAAACTCCTTGACAACTATCTAGCAGAAGTTGCAAGAGATCCCAATCTCTCCATCTCTAAGTTTCAAGTTTTAGCCGAATCTTTGCCTGAAAATGCTCGAACATGTGATGATGGTCTCTATAGAGCCATTGATACTTATCTCAAG ACTCATACTTCACTATCAGAACAAGACCGCAGAAGGCTATGCAAAATCATGAACTGTGAGAAGCTGTCAATTGACGCATGTATGCATGCAGCACAAAATGACAGGCTGCCCCTACGAACTGTAATCCAG GTTTTGTTCTCAGAACAGGTAAAGATGAGGGATATAATACAAGGAAAGGATAACTGTGATGATAACCCTGGTCAAGATGGAAGCTGGCTATGTACAAAGAAGGAAGTCAACACTCTCAAAGCAGAATTAGAGATAGTAAAGGCCAAAATGGCAGAATTGCAGACGGACTATTTTGAGTTGCAGCAAGAATATGAAAAACTAAATAACAAACACAAGAGCTTATCAAGTTGGACATTTAAATGGATGAAAATTAAAAAGCCTTCTCTTGCCCAGGCCAAAATTGTTGAGGAAAAAGCTGATGACGGCCAACCTAGATCACACTCAGGCCATAAAACCAAGTTCCACAGGAGGGTATCAATTTCCTAA
- the LOC113699946 gene encoding UDP-N-acetylglucosamine transporter ROCK1, which translates to MTAVAEAAAKSKVTKSSSGDHFSNPNGKVWFYSLLLTLQYGAQPLISKRCTGREVTVTSLVLTCEVVKVICALLLMAKDGTLKKLFKEWTLVGSLTASGLPAAIYALQNSLLQISYRNLDSLTFSMLNQTKLFFTAFFMYMILRQKQSIQQIGALFLLILAAVLLSVGEGSSKASSSSNPEEILFRGIIPVLVASVLSGLASALCQWASQVKKHTSYLMTVEMSIIGSLCLMASFYKSPDGETIRQHGFFYDWTPLTLIPVIFNAVGGILVGLVTSYAGGVRKGFVIVSALLVTALLQFVFDGKPPSLYCLVALPLVITSVSVYQKYPYRVKAKEA; encoded by the exons ATGACGGCTGTAGCGGAGGCGGCGGCCAAGTCAAAGGTAACGAAATCCAGCTCCGGTGATCATTTTTCTAACCCTAACGGAAAAGTGTGGTTCTATTCTTTGCTGCTCACGCTACAATACGGTGCTCAACCTCTCATCTCCAAACGGTGCACGGG GAGAGAAGTGACTGTCACTTCTTTAGTTTTGACATGCGAGGTGGTGAAG GTGATTTGTGCTCTTCTTCTTATGGCAAAAGATGGTACTTTGAAGAAACTATTCAAGGAGTGGACTTTAGTTGGCTCTTTGACTGCATCAGGACTACCAGCGGCCATATATGCACTGCAAAATAGCTTGTTGCAGATATCATACAGAAACCTTGATTCTTTGACGTTCTCAATGCTGAACCAAACCAAACTTTTTTTCACTGCTTTTTTCATGTATATGATATTGAG GCAAAAGCAATCAATCCAGCAAATTGGGGCTCTTTTCTTGTTAATACTTGCAGCTGTCCTTTTAAGTGTTGGTGAAGGTTCCAGCAAAGCTTCAAGCAGTAGCAATCCTGAAGAAATTCTATTCCGTGGAATCATTCCAGTGTTGGTAGCTTCTGTACTATCTGGTCTTGCTTCTGCTTTGTGTCAGTGGGCATCTCAG GTTAAGAAACACACCTCATACTTGATGACAGTAGAGATGTCTATTATTGGAAGCTTGTGCTTGATGGCTAGTTTTTACAAGTCTCCTGATGGAGAAACCATCAGACAACATGGCTTTTTTTATGACTGGACTCCATTGACTTTG ATCCCTGTGATATTCAATGCTGTTGGTGGGATTCTAGTTGGCCTTGTGACATCTTATGCTGGTGGTGTACGAAAG GGATTTGTCATTGTTTCTGCACTTCTCGTCACTGCTCTGTTACAGTTTGTCTTTGATGGCAAACCACCTTCCTTGTACTGTCTTGTGGCATTACCACTGGTGATTACCAGCGTATCAGTCTACCAGAAGTACCCATACAGAGTCAAAGCAAAGGAGGCATGA
- the LOC113698334 gene encoding BTB/POZ domain-containing protein DOT3 isoform X2 translates to MRNNHFILLILLEQYPLVARCGYLNRLELEPSNPDLGYDPKLENFPGGSETFELVLKFCYDLPIGLNPNNVAALRCASEFLEMTESLEDGNLISKTEAFFTFVVLSSWRDSVTVLKSCEKLSPWAENLQIVRRCCDSISWKVSRENSATVENISEEDWWFEDVVTLRIDHFIRIIVAIRAKGTKPESIGSCIMRYAEKWLPDIDAGKAIKRHGYSQNEVQWSVTTGKSLEGVIGQNKEHRMIIESLVSILPPQKEAVSCKFLLWILKMALVFSISPALISELEKRVGMVLEKANVNDLLIPTYTVGDQGKMVKMINDRAMHNIDVVQRILEYFLIYEQQQQLLLQQNPRTLTVGKLLDNYLAEVARDPNLSISKFQVLAESLPENARTCDDGLYRAIDTYLKTHTSLSEQDRRRLCKIMNCEKLSIDACMHAAQNDRLPLRTVIQVLFSEQVKMRDIIQGKDNCDDNPGQDGSWLCTKKEVNTLKAELEIVKAKMAELQTDYFELQQEYEKLNNKHKSLSSWTFKWMKIKKPSLAQAKIVEEKADDGQPRSHSGHKTKFHRRVSIS, encoded by the exons ATGAGGAACAACCATTTCATCTTACTTATCCTCCTGGAACAGTATCCTTTAGTCGCAAGGTGTGGCTACCTAAATAGACTCGAACTCGAGCCTTCAAATCCAGATTTAGGTTATGATCCCAAACTCGAAAACTTTCCAGGTGGATCAGAAACATTTGAACTCGTCCTGAAATTCTGTTATGACCTGCCAATAGGCTTAAACCCCAATAATGTAGCAGCACTAAGATGTGCTTCAGAATTTCTGGAGATGACTGAATCACTAGAAGATGGAAATCTCATCTCCAAGACTGAAGCTTTCTTTACGTTTGTGGTCCTTTCTTCATGGAGAGACTCAGTCACTGTCCTCAAATCATGTGAAAAGCTGTCTCCATGGGCTGAAAACCTTCAGATTGTTCGAAGATGTTGCGACTCAATTTCATGGAAAGTATCTCGAGAAAACTCAGCCACAGTGGAGAACATCAGTGAAGAAGATTGGTGGTTTGAGGATGTGGTTACTCTTCGCATTGATCACTTCATAAGGATCATAGTAGCCATAAGAGCAAAAGGGACAAAACCAGAAAGTATAGGTTCATGTATCATGCGATACGCAGAAAAATGGTTGCCAGATATAGATGCAggtaaagcaataaaaagacATGGATATAGTCAAAATGAGGTACAATGGAGTGTCACAACTGGCAAGAGCCTGGAAGGGGTCATTGGACAGAATAAGGAGCATAGAATGATCATAGAGAGTCTAGTAAGTATACTGCCACCTCAGAAGGAAGCTGTTTCTTGCAAGTTCCTTCTGTGGATATTGAAGATGGCCCTAGTGTTTTCAATATCCCCAGCTTTAATCTCAGAGCTCGAGAAAAGAGTTGGAATGGTTTTGGAAAAAGCAAATGTGAATGATCTGCTGATACCAACTTATACAGTAGGAGATCAAGGGAAGATGGTAAA GATGATCAATGACCGGGCAATGCACAACATAGACGTTGTCCAAAGGATTTTGGAGTACTTCTTGATATATGAACAACAGCAGCAGCTGCTGCTGCAACAAAATCCAAGGACATTGACTGTTGGCAAACTCCTTGACAACTATCTAGCAGAAGTTGCAAGAGATCCCAATCTCTCCATCTCTAAGTTTCAAGTTTTAGCCGAATCTTTGCCTGAAAATGCTCGAACATGTGATGATGGTCTCTATAGAGCCATTGATACTTATCTCAAG ACTCATACTTCACTATCAGAACAAGACCGCAGAAGGCTATGCAAAATCATGAACTGTGAGAAGCTGTCAATTGACGCATGTATGCATGCAGCACAAAATGACAGGCTGCCCCTACGAACTGTAATCCAG GTTTTGTTCTCAGAACAGGTAAAGATGAGGGATATAATACAAGGAAAGGATAACTGTGATGATAACCCTGGTCAAGATGGAAGCTGGCTATGTACAAAGAAGGAAGTCAACACTCTCAAAGCAGAATTAGAGATAGTAAAGGCCAAAATGGCAGAATTGCAGACGGACTATTTTGAGTTGCAGCAAGAATATGAAAAACTAAATAACAAACACAAGAGCTTATCAAGTTGGACATTTAAATGGATGAAAATTAAAAAGCCTTCTCTTGCCCAGGCCAAAATTGTTGAGGAAAAAGCTGATGACGGCCAACCTAGATCACACTCAGGCCATAAAACCAAGTTCCACAGGAGGGTATCAATTTCCTAA